A single region of the Anas platyrhynchos isolate ZD024472 breed Pekin duck chromosome 6, IASCAAS_PekinDuck_T2T, whole genome shotgun sequence genome encodes:
- the MARVELD1 gene encoding MARVEL domain-containing protein 1 → MARTAPPAAPPPPGPPARGSLSLHRAYLRSPLGLLRLGQLVMGAAFWVTVAAHKYEGAAHFALFAAVLVWLLTLALFGLSLLGRWALVPWLGSRWLLTNLLHDLALAVGLYAAATGIMGYKAGRKSYCNLPGYSQQCLYGAYLSASICGAITACLYLFSGLYCLSRRCRDQRDII, encoded by the coding sequence ATGGCCCGCAccgctccccccgccgccccgccgcccccggggccgccggcCCGCGGCTCGCTCAGCCTGCATCGCGCCTACCTGCggagccccctggggctgctgcgcCTGGGGCAGCTGGTGATGGGCGCCGCTTTCTGGGTCACCGTGGCGGCCCACAAGTACGAGGGGGCGGCCCACTTCGCCCTCTTCGCCGCCGTCCTCGTCTGGCTCCTCACCCTGGCCCTCTTCGGCCTCAGCCTGCTGGGGCGCTGGGCGCTGGTGCCCTGGCTGGGCTCCCGCTGGCTGCTCACCAACCTGCTGCACGACCTGGCGCTGGCCGTGGGGCTCTACGCGGCCGCCACCGGCATCATGGGCTACAAGGCCGGGCGCAAGAGCTACTGCAACCTGCCGGGCTACAGCCAGCAGTGCCTGTACGGCGCCTACCTGAGCGCCTCCATCTGCGGGGCCATCACCGCCTGCCTGTACCTCTTCTCGGGGCTCTACTGCCTGTCACGGCGCTGCCGGGACCAACGCGACATCATCTGA
- the AVPI1 gene encoding arginine vasopressin-induced protein 1: MGTPASVVSDPPGPAAPAARGRKRASGNIFQGVGLPELRSLFRSGGAERPEERARLVWRYGGQRRMARALRRLRRRRRAAEHGLGTAALRRFGRLRITEKEPEPGGGGAEAAPGSPQQR; the protein is encoded by the exons ATGGGCACGCCGGCCTCGGTGGTGAGCGACCCCCCGGGCCCGGCGGCGCCCGCAGCCCGCGGCCGCAAGCGGGCCTCGGGCAACATCTTCCAGGGCGTGGGGCTGCCCGAACTGCGGAGCCTGTTCCGGAGCGGCGGCGCCGAGCGGCCCGAGGAGCGCGCCCGCCTGGTGTGGCGGTACGGCGGCCAGCGGCGGATGGCGCGGGCCCTGCGGCGGCTCCGGCGGCGGCGGAGAGCGGCCGAGCACGGGCTCGGGACGGCGGCGCTGCGGCGCTTCGGCCGCCTGCG GATCACCGAGAAGGAGCCggagcccggcggcggcggggctgaggCGGCCCCGGGATCCCCGCAGCAGCGCTGA
- the PI4K2A gene encoding phosphatidylinositol 4-kinase type 2-alpha: MDETSPLVSPQRAQGPDYGLPGGAVRAPPPSVVAPPPPPPSPPASPGGRDRERQPLLERGARGPAAAAAAQAQAQAQAQAAQAQAQAQAALAAQRERNEFPEDPEFAEVVRRAELASERGIFPQRISQGSSGSYFVKDPQGKIIGVFKPKNEEPYGQLNPKWTKWLQKLCCPCCFGRDCLVLNQGYLSEAGASLVDQKLELNIVPRTKVVYLASETFNYSAIDRVKSRGKRLALEKVPKVGQRFNRIGLPPKVGSFQLFVEGYKDADYWLRRFEAEPLPENTNRQLLLQFERLVVLDYIIRNTDRGNDNWLIKYDCPLDSAGVRDSDWVVVKEPIIKLAAIDNGLAFPLKHPDSWRAYPFYWAWLPQAKIPFSQEIKDLILPKISDPNFVKDLEEDLYELFKKDPGFDRGQFHKQIAVMRGQILNLTQALKDGKSPLHLVQMPPVIVETARSHQRASSESYTQSFQSRKPFFSWW; the protein is encoded by the exons ATGGACGAGACCAGCCCGCTCGTGTCCCCGCAGCGGGCGCAGGGCCCCGACTACGGCCTCCCGGGAGGGGCCGTGCGCGCCCCGCCGCCCTCTGTGGTCgcccctccgccgccgccgccctccccGCCCGCTTCACCGGGAGGCCGCGACCGCGAGCGGCAGCCGCTGCTGGAGCGCGGAGCCcgcggcccggcggcggcggcggcggcccagGCGCAGGCCCAGGCGCAGGCCCAGGCGGCgcaggcccaggcccaggcccaggcgGCGCTGGCGGCGCAGCGGGAGCGGAACGAGTTCCCCGAGGACCCCGAGTTCGCCGAGGTGGTGCGGCGGGCAGAGCTGGCCAGCGAGCGCGGCATCTTCCCGCAGCGCATCTCGCAGGGCTCCAGCGGCAGCTACTTCGTCAAGGACCCGCAGGGG AAAATCATTGGCGTCTTCAAGCCCAAGAACGAGGAGCCGTATGGGCAGCTGAACCCCAAGTGGACCAAGTGGCTGCAGAAGCTGTGCTGCCCGTGCTGCTTCGGGAGAGACTGCCTCGTCCTGAACCAGGGCTACCTGTCGGAGGCGGGCGCCAGCCTGGTGGACCAGAAGCTGGAACTCAACATCGTTCCTCGCACGAAG GTGGTGTATCTGGCCAGCGAGACCTTTAACTACAGTGCCATCGACAGGGTGAAGTCCCGAGGAAAGAGGCTGGCCCTGGAGAAGGTGCCCAAAGTGGGGCAGCGCTTCAACCGCATCGGGCTGCCGCCCAAG GTGGGCTCCTTCCAGCTCTTTGTGGAAGGCTACAAGGACGCCGACTACTGGCTGCGACGCTTTGAGGCCGAGCCGCTCCCCGAGAACACCAAccggcagctgctgctgcagttcgAGCGGCTGGTGGTGCTGGACTACATCATCAGGAACACGG ACCGGGGCAACGACAACTGGCTCATCAAGTACGACTGTCCCCTGGACAGCGCGGGCGTGCGG gACAGCGACTGGGTGGTGGTGAAGGAGCCCATCATCAAGCTGGCTGCTATAGACAATGGCTTGGCCTTCCCTCTGAAGCACCCGGACTCCTGGAGAGCAT ATCCCTTCTACTGGGCATGGTTGCCCCAGGCCAAAATCCCTTTTTCGCAGGAGATCAAGGACCTGATTCTCCCCAAGATCTCAGATCCCAACTTTGTCAAAGACCTGGAGGAAGATCTGTATGAGCTCTTCAAG AAGGACCCTGGCTTTGACAGGGGGCAGTTTCACAAGCAGATTGCTGTCATGAGAGGCCAG ATCCTGAACCTGACTCAGGCGCTGAAGGACGGGAAGAGCCCCCTGCACCTGGTGCAGATGCCACCCGTGATCGTGGAAACGGCGCGTTCCCACCAGCGCGCCTCCAGCGAGTCTTACACGCAGAGCTTCCAGAGCAGGAAGCCTTTCTTCTCGTGGTGGTAG
- the MORN4 gene encoding MORN repeat-containing protein 4, with amino-acid sequence MTLTKGSFTYSSGEEYRGEWKEGRRHGTGQLTFADGSAYVGHFENGLFHGCGVLSFADGSRYEGEFVQGKFCGVGVFTRYDNMTFEGEFKGGRVDGFGLLTFPDGSHGVPRNEGFFENNKLLRREKCQAVIQRAQSASKSAHNLTA; translated from the exons aTGACGCTCACCAAGGGGTCCTTCACGTACTCCAGCGGGGAGGAGTACCGCGGGGAGTGGAAGGAAG GACGCCGGCACGGCACGGGCCAGCTGACGTTTGCCGACGGCAGCGCCTACGTGGGGCACTTTGAGAACGGGCTGTTCCACGGCTGCGGCGTGCTCAGCTTCGCCGACGGCTCCAG GTACGAGGGGGAGTTCGTGCAGGGCAAGTTCTGCGGTGTCGGCGTCTTCACCCGCTACGACAACATGACCTTCGAGGGCGAGTTCAAAGGCGGGCGCGTGGATGGCTTCG ggctgctgacGTTCCCTGACGGCTCTCACGGGGTGCCCCGCAACGAGGGCTTCTTCGAGAACAACAAGCTGCTGCGGCGGGAGAAGTGCCAGGCGGTGATCCAGAGGGCGCAGAGCGCCTCCAAGTCTGCCCACAACCTCACGGCGTGA
- the HOGA1 gene encoding 4-hydroxy-2-oxoglutarate aldolase, mitochondrial: MALSTRLTSPLRPALAALCRGTPGQHRGLSTPPGPEPTLDFGGIFPPLATPFSALQEVDYAQLEANLRRYASIPFRGLVVLGSTGEYPYLAPHERLEVLSCVRRALPRDRLLLAGSGCESTQATVELTVSMAEAGADAALVVTPCYYRGAMSSAALVRHYTEVAEASPIPVVLYSVPANTGLELPLEAVLTLAQHPNVIGIKDSGGDITRLGLIVHKTRQEDFQVLAGSAGFLLASYAVGASGGVCALANVLGAPLCQLESLCRQGCWQEARELQHRLIEPNAAVTRRFGIPGLKQAMEWFGYYGGPCRAPLAPLSPAQVEELRGAFSSTGWL; encoded by the exons atgGCGCTCAGCACCCGCCTCACCTCGCCCCTCCGGCCAGCCCTGGCGGCTCTGTGCCGGGGAACCCCCGGGCAACAccgggggctcagcacccctcCCGGCCCGGAGCCCACCCTTGACTTCGGGGGCATCTTCCCACCCCTCGCCACCCCCTTCTCGGCCCTGCAGGAGGTGGACTATGCCCAGCTGGAGGCCAACCTGCGGCGCTACGCCAGCATCCCCTTCCGAG ggctggtggtgctgggctcCACCGGGGAGTACCCGTACCTGGCTCCCCACGAGCgcctggaggtgctgagctgcGTGCGCCGCGCGCTGCCCCGCGACCGCCTGCTACTGGCGGGCTCCGGCTGCGAAT CCACCCAGGCCACCGTCGAGCTGACGGTCAGCATGGCAGAGGCTGGGGCTGACGCGGCGCTGGTGGTGACGCCCTGCTACTACCGGGGGGCCATGAGCAGCGCCGCCCTAGTGCGGCACTACACCGAG GTGGCCGAGGCGTCCCCCATCCCCGTGGTGCTCTACAGCGTCCCTGCCAACACCGGCCTGGAGCTGCCCCTGGAGGCTGTCCTCACCCTGGCGCAGCACCCCAATGTCATCGGCATCAAGGACAGCGGCGGGGAC ATCACCCGCCTGGGTCTGATCGTGCACAAGACGCGGCAGGAGGATTTCCAGGTGCTGGCGGGATCAGCCGGCTTCCTGCTGGCGAGCTACGCCGTGG GTGCCTCGGGGGGGGTCTGCGCCCTCGCCAACGTCCTGGGGGCCCCGCTGTGCCAGCTGGAGAGCCTGTGCCgccagggctgctggcaggaggccCGCGAGCTGCAGCACCGGCTCATCGAGCCCAACGCGGCG gTCACCCGCCGGTTCGGGATCCCGGGGCTGAAGCAGGCCATGGAGTGGTTCGGGTACTACGGGGGGCCCTGCCGAGCGCCCCTGGCCCCGCTGAGCCCAGCCCAGGTGGAGGAGCTGAGGGGCGCCTTCAGCAGCACCGGCTGGTTGTGA
- the ANKRD2 gene encoding ankyrin repeat domain-containing protein 2 yields MELDVEKAKELIDQKLAEEEEEEKRMKGDGPREPPAVERMSTPELEEEKRQGPRNRGIEAIKGQERVRRSSVDLRREIIDVGSIQRLIELRKQRRKRREERAATPEPPPPPEPLEIEGPVEPETFLRAAVQGKIRVIEKFLADGGSPDTCDEFHRTALHRSSLEGHTDILQKLLDSGATVDFRDRLDCTAVHWACRGGHLDAVKLLQDRGADLNLKDKLLSTPLHVATRTGHPDIVEHLIHCGVDINSPDREGDTALHDATRLSRYKIIKMLILHGADMMARNQAGKTPTELVQQWQTDTRQALETKEQPQGEAEVPA; encoded by the exons ATGGAGCTGGACGTGGAAAAGGCCAAGGAGCTCATCGACCAGAAgctggcggaggaggaggaggaggagaag AGGATGAAGGGCGATGGCCCACGGGAGCCACCAGCCGTGGAGAGGATGAGCACCccggagctggaggaggagaagcggCAGGGACCCCGCAACAGGGGCATCGAGGCCATCAAG GGCCAGGAGCGGGTGCGGAGGAGCTCGGTGGACCTGCGTCGGGAGATCATTGACGTGGGGAGCATCCAGCGCCTCATCGAGCTGCGCAAGCAGCGCCGCAAGCGCCGGGAGGAGCGGGCGGCCACCCCCgagcccccgccgccgccggagCCCCTGGAGATC GAGGGTCCCGTGGAGCCGGAGACCTTCCTGCGAGCCGCCGTGCAGGGCAAGATCCGCGTCATCGAGAAGTTCCTGGCGGATGGTGGCTCCCCGGACACGTGTGATGAG TTCCACCGCACCGCCCTGCACCGCTCCTCGCTGGAGGGCCACACGGACAtcctgcagaagctgctggaCAGCGGGGCCACCGTCGACTTCAGGGACCGG CTGGACTGCACCGCCGTGCACTGGGCGTGCCGGGGGGGGCACCTGGACGCCGTGAAGCTGCTGCAGGACCGCGGGGCAGACCTCAACCTGAAGGACAAG ctgctcagcaccccTCTCCACGTGGCCACCCGCACGGGGCACCCCGACATCGTGGAGCACCTCATCCACTGCGGGGTGGACATCAACTCCCCGGACAGG GAGGGGGACACGGCGCTGCACGACGCCACGCGCCTCAGCCGCTACAAGATCATCAAGATGCTGATCCTGCACGGGGCTGACATGATGGCCAGGAACCAG GCTGGCAAGACCCCGACGGAGCTGGTGCAGCAGTGGCAGACGGACACGCGCCAGGCGCTGGAGACCAAGGAGCAGCCGCAGGGGGAGGCCGAGGTCCCCGCGTGA
- the UBTD1 gene encoding ubiquitin domain-containing protein 1, whose protein sequence is MGGCVGRQRRERPPAGSTRKRAGRNEPLKKERPKWKSDYPMTDGQLRSKRDEFWDTAPAFEGRKEIWDALKAAAYAVEANDHSLAQAILDGASITLPHGSLTECYDELGNRYQLPVYCLAPPVNLILERGEEEAVEAAEPLPSARREFALKVRLSTGKDLRLSASMGDTIGQLKKQLQAQEGIELAWQRWFFSGKLLTDRTRLQETKIQKDFVVQVIVNQPLPPRN, encoded by the exons GCCGCAATGAGCCCCTGAAGAAGGAGCGCCCCAAGTGGAAGAGCGACTACCCGATGACGGACGGGCAGCTGCGCAGCAAGCGGGACGAGTTTTGGGACACGGCGCCCGCCTTCGAGGGCCGTAAGGAGATCTGGGACGCCCTGAAGGCGGCCGCCTACGCCGTGGAGGCCAACGACcacagcctggcacaggccaTCCTGGACGGAGCCAGCATCACCCTGCCCCATG GGTCACTGACGGAGTGCTACGACGAGCTGGGCAACCGGTACCAGCTGCCCGTGTACTGCCTGGCGCCCCCCGTCAACCTGATCCTGGAGCGgggcgaggaggaggcggtggaggcggCCGAGCCCCTGCCCAGCGCCCGGCGCGAGTTCGCCCTCAAGGTGCGGCTCTCCACCGGCAAGGACCTGCGGCTCAGCGCCAGCATGGGCGACACCATCGGGCAGCTGAAGAAGCAGCTGCAGGCGCAGGAGGGCATCGAGCTGGCCTGGCAGCGCTGGTTCTTCTCGGGCAAGCTGCTCACCGACCGCACGCGGCTGCAGGAGACCAAGATCCAGAAGGATTTCGTGGTGCAGGTGATCGTCAACCAGCCCCTGCCGCCCAGGAACTGA